In Polynucleobacter sp. TUM22923, one genomic interval encodes:
- a CDS encoding GNAT family N-acyltransferase, whose product MADLPNPFSPFDILSSRFERKPKEPKKIKTGVIKKLFSKKLAKKLFGKKFAIRTRSELMGQEFLTTAKGIEKSTDKGVAAKSKRPTLKISWATSLSEVKEAQRLRYKIFAEEMGANLPKNVEGLDIDDFDAYCDHLLIRDEETLKVVGTYRVLPPHKAQEIGRLYSDSEFDLTRLNHLRPKMVELGRSCVHMDYRSGAVIMALWSGLAQYMQKHHYEIMLGCASIPMADGGHFAASFFNSLSSEQMAPVENHAFPRLPLPLERLNGGLDVEPPPLIKGYLKLGAKICSAPAWDTEFNTADVLTMLRLSEINPRYAKHFLGTEV is encoded by the coding sequence ATGGCAGATCTTCCAAACCCGTTTTCTCCATTTGATATTTTGAGCTCCCGTTTTGAGAGAAAACCTAAAGAGCCAAAAAAAATAAAGACGGGCGTCATCAAGAAGCTATTTTCTAAGAAGCTTGCTAAAAAATTATTTGGTAAGAAATTTGCAATACGCACTAGATCAGAGCTAATGGGTCAAGAATTCCTAACAACAGCAAAGGGAATAGAAAAAAGTACAGACAAAGGAGTAGCTGCAAAGTCAAAGCGCCCAACATTAAAAATCTCCTGGGCAACAAGTCTATCAGAGGTCAAAGAGGCGCAGCGCTTACGCTATAAGATATTTGCTGAAGAGATGGGTGCAAATCTTCCAAAGAATGTCGAAGGTTTGGATATTGATGATTTTGATGCCTATTGTGACCATCTCTTGATTCGTGATGAAGAAACCCTGAAGGTCGTTGGCACTTACCGCGTTCTTCCTCCACATAAAGCCCAAGAAATTGGTCGCCTCTACTCGGATTCTGAGTTTGATCTGACTCGCCTTAATCACCTTCGCCCGAAAATGGTCGAATTGGGTAGATCCTGCGTGCATATGGACTACCGCTCAGGAGCAGTCATCATGGCCCTATGGAGCGGCCTCGCGCAGTACATGCAAAAACATCATTATGAAATCATGCTTGGCTGTGCCAGCATACCGATGGCGGATGGCGGTCACTTTGCAGCCAGCTTTTTTAATTCGCTAAGCAGCGAGCAAATGGCACCAGTTGAAAATCATGCCTTTCCTCGCTTACCGCTTCCATTAGAGCGACTCAATGGTGGCTTAGATGTTGAGCCACCTCCATTAATTAAGGGCTACCTCAAGTTAGGCGCCAAGATCTGCAGTGCCCCTGCATGGGATACCGAATTTAATACTGCAGACGTCTTGACTATGCTCAGACTCTCGGAGATAAACCCCCGCTATGCAAAGCACTTTTTAGGAACTGAGGTGTAG
- a CDS encoding TonB-dependent receptor: MYSSHYFFGKPKAIVLLGCALFAGNTFAQAGSPSLEITATGAQEATQSILTPTKILQGDELLNKLGTTLGATLANELGVSATGYGAGSSRPVIRGLEGSRVQILQNGLSVGDVSNISQDHAMGNNMQNTHQIEILRGAAALLYGSGSSGGLVNVINDRILTNLPDRPTGAVNTSYETVNNGRAGALELDGAFGSVAVHVDTAINNANNYRIPGNSTQSQGEPIGGWTVPPSGNGGNNYSGKLPNSFSNQNNLGIGVSHIGQSGYTGVSVERLNNNYGIPTPEGGYIQQSQNRYDLQHQTRDPFDGFSSFKFSAANSDYNHTEFTSAGVAASQWKNIANEARFELAHNPLAGWKGILGAQISAASLNATELGSGSYAIVPPTKTNSNALFWIEEGKWDSLQGNLGLRYNNVAQKPNLGTVLTPEAMNIGGDTPSINLQNRNFNLFSYSAGGLWNYLPGQGAGIAYTVSQRAPSAQELYSYGAHESTATFDIGNPNLNKETSHNLEFNLQKTTGLIRAKASAYANRFNNYIYGYYTGDAIGQSGFSVVTAQQASATIKGIEGELTYNWNQAGLASRLFADASQGTFDAGGNLPLQPAPRLGAELAHQKNGWLSNATYIYSYQQNRLASWEQGPAPSYNLLNAGISYTERVKDVNWTIYLNLKNLLNEQIRYATTPMAVRLYAPQPGRSLMVGLRGTF, translated from the coding sequence ATGTATTCATCACACTATTTTTTTGGAAAACCTAAGGCAATAGTCTTACTAGGCTGTGCTTTATTCGCAGGCAATACGTTTGCTCAGGCTGGAAGTCCTAGCCTTGAAATCACCGCAACGGGAGCACAAGAAGCAACTCAGAGCATTTTGACACCTACCAAGATTTTGCAGGGAGACGAGCTATTAAATAAATTAGGCACTACGCTTGGGGCAACGCTCGCTAATGAACTAGGCGTTAGTGCTACTGGCTATGGTGCCGGATCTTCTCGTCCCGTTATTCGAGGGCTAGAAGGTTCTCGTGTACAAATTTTGCAAAACGGTTTATCAGTGGGTGATGTCAGTAATATTTCACAAGACCATGCCATGGGTAACAATATGCAAAATACCCATCAAATCGAGATTTTGCGAGGTGCTGCCGCCCTACTCTACGGCTCTGGCTCTAGCGGTGGATTGGTGAACGTGATCAACGACCGCATCCTGACAAACTTGCCAGATAGACCAACTGGCGCAGTAAATACAAGCTACGAAACAGTCAACAATGGCAGAGCAGGCGCGCTGGAACTTGATGGTGCATTTGGATCTGTTGCCGTCCACGTTGATACTGCTATTAATAATGCAAATAACTATCGCATCCCCGGTAACTCGACACAGTCACAAGGTGAGCCTATTGGGGGCTGGACAGTTCCGCCGAGTGGTAATGGTGGCAATAACTACAGTGGCAAACTGCCCAACTCATTTAGCAATCAAAATAACCTGGGTATTGGCGTGTCTCATATTGGGCAATCTGGCTATACCGGTGTTTCAGTTGAACGCCTAAATAATAACTATGGCATACCCACACCTGAGGGTGGCTATATTCAGCAATCGCAGAATCGCTATGACCTTCAGCATCAAACACGTGATCCTTTTGATGGGTTTTCATCATTTAAATTTAGCGCAGCAAACTCAGACTATAACCATACTGAATTTACTAGTGCCGGTGTAGCAGCATCGCAGTGGAAAAATATTGCCAACGAAGCCCGCTTTGAATTAGCCCATAACCCACTGGCGGGATGGAAAGGAATTTTAGGGGCGCAAATATCAGCTGCCTCACTTAATGCAACTGAGTTGGGTAGCGGTAGCTATGCGATCGTACCGCCCACTAAAACAAATTCCAATGCCCTTTTTTGGATTGAGGAAGGAAAGTGGGATTCTTTACAAGGCAATCTTGGCTTGCGTTACAACAACGTAGCGCAAAAACCAAACTTAGGCACGGTATTGACGCCCGAAGCTATGAATATTGGAGGCGATACGCCCAGCATTAACCTCCAAAATCGCAACTTCAATTTATTCTCTTACTCTGCTGGTGGTTTGTGGAACTACTTGCCAGGACAAGGTGCAGGGATTGCCTATACAGTCTCTCAGCGTGCCCCTAGTGCGCAAGAGCTCTACTCCTATGGCGCACATGAATCCACCGCTACATTTGATATTGGCAACCCCAACCTCAATAAAGAAACATCACATAACTTAGAGTTCAACCTTCAGAAAACCACTGGCCTTATTAGGGCAAAAGCAAGTGCTTATGCCAATCGATTTAATAACTATATTTATGGTTACTACACTGGCGATGCTATTGGGCAAAGTGGGTTTAGCGTTGTTACAGCCCAGCAAGCTAGCGCAACGATTAAGGGCATAGAAGGCGAGCTAACATACAACTGGAATCAAGCTGGTCTAGCAAGTCGCCTATTTGCTGATGCCTCTCAGGGAACTTTCGATGCTGGTGGTAATCTTCCGCTACAACCTGCTCCACGCTTAGGGGCGGAACTGGCTCATCAAAAAAATGGTTGGTTAAGCAATGCGACTTATATTTATAGCTACCAACAAAATCGCCTAGCCTCCTGGGAGCAAGGCCCTGCCCCTAGCTATAACCTACTCAACGCAGGCATCTCTTATACCGAAAGAGTGAAAGATGTAAATTGGACTATCTATCTAAATCTCAAAAATTTACTAAATGAACAGATCCGCTATGCAACAACCCCGATGGCAGTCAGGCTATATGCTCCGCAACCAGGCAGAAGTTTAATGGTGGGTTTACGGGGAACTTTTTAA
- a CDS encoding chromate transporter, which yields MINSSSETTKLQDLFVQFLLIGAVSFGGGIIAYERILLVEKRQWLSADEFMAYLAISQTMPGLNSVNLAVLVGNHLRGLPGSFLASLGLILPGSLFILGVGIIYVSAADHPLANIVLGGIAASAAGLLTAITYRIGDQHWKHVKSLGIIVSTFLLMSIVKLSLPLVILIMAPIAIFLYRPKGVA from the coding sequence GTGATTAACTCTTCTTCTGAGACCACAAAACTACAAGATCTATTTGTACAGTTTTTATTGATTGGTGCTGTCAGCTTCGGAGGCGGAATTATTGCTTATGAGCGAATCTTGCTGGTAGAAAAGCGTCAGTGGTTATCCGCTGACGAATTTATGGCCTATCTAGCAATCAGCCAAACAATGCCTGGACTTAACTCTGTCAATCTTGCCGTTTTAGTGGGTAATCATTTGCGAGGGCTGCCTGGATCCTTTTTGGCATCTCTAGGGCTAATTTTGCCTGGGTCTTTATTTATCTTGGGTGTAGGAATTATTTATGTCAGTGCAGCGGATCATCCACTTGCCAATATAGTCCTAGGGGGTATCGCAGCCTCAGCTGCTGGCTTGTTGACAGCGATTACTTATCGCATCGGTGATCAACATTGGAAGCACGTTAAATCACTCGGTATTATTGTGAGTACTTTTCTGCTGATGAGTATTGTCAAGCTATCCCTACCTCTGGTTATATTAATAATGGCGCCGATAGCTATTTTTCTCTATCGTCCTAAAGGTGTGGCATGA
- a CDS encoding Ppx/GppA phosphatase family protein has protein sequence MLVAQVVNTPSGTQLRPIDTLRESVRLAAGLTDNKILGSEAYLRGLTAIRRFGERIRGFDPARVRAVATNTLRVAKNAPQFIRDAEAALGFPIEVIAGVEEARLIYIGAAHEVPSVQGNRLVVDIGGGSTELIIGKGYEPKLLESLYIGCVSHSLQFFPKGNIDPPAFREAELAARREIQVISGAYLKSGWKQVIGSSGTARALADLIEENNFNGQLDDGLTMGRVNGSGGLITREGLRAMKKHLLKYDHVSQVELPGLKDDRRIVWPGGLAIMIAVFDELGIDSMEVTDAALRIGVLYDLLGRSQHDDMRYVTVEQFMQRYAVDREQAKRVSELAAEFLSQLPKPDVESRDDNIALLQWAANLHEIGLSISHNGYHKHSAYIAGNADMPGFSKNDQARLAALLIGHAGKLGKLAHNAGFQDWRMLFCLRLAQVLCRGRSDANLPKVKLSEHEGVYGVSLSKEWANEHPLTEFSLLKEAAEWERVGRPYKISLI, from the coding sequence ATGCTCGTAGCTCAGGTGGTTAACACCCCTTCAGGCACCCAGCTTCGGCCGATTGATACTTTACGTGAATCTGTTCGATTGGCAGCTGGTCTCACAGACAACAAAATATTAGGAAGTGAAGCCTATTTACGTGGTCTGACGGCGATTCGTCGTTTTGGTGAGCGTATTCGGGGGTTTGATCCTGCTAGAGTGAGGGCAGTAGCAACCAATACCCTCCGAGTGGCTAAGAATGCTCCTCAATTTATTCGGGATGCTGAGGCAGCCTTAGGCTTTCCAATTGAGGTGATTGCAGGCGTCGAGGAGGCGCGCCTGATCTATATTGGCGCCGCCCATGAGGTGCCCTCAGTTCAGGGTAATCGTTTGGTGGTGGATATTGGCGGTGGTTCAACAGAGCTGATCATTGGTAAGGGTTACGAGCCCAAGCTATTAGAAAGTCTATATATCGGCTGCGTTTCTCATAGTTTGCAATTCTTCCCCAAAGGCAATATTGATCCTCCTGCATTTAGAGAGGCCGAGCTAGCAGCAAGACGGGAGATTCAGGTTATCTCAGGGGCCTACCTCAAAAGCGGCTGGAAACAGGTTATCGGGTCATCTGGCACGGCACGTGCGCTGGCAGATTTGATCGAGGAGAATAACTTTAATGGTCAGCTTGATGACGGCTTAACTATGGGTCGAGTCAATGGTTCTGGCGGGTTGATCACTCGCGAGGGCTTGCGAGCGATGAAAAAACATCTCCTCAAGTATGACCATGTAAGCCAAGTCGAGTTGCCAGGCCTAAAGGATGATCGCAGAATTGTTTGGCCTGGTGGCCTTGCGATCATGATCGCTGTTTTTGATGAGCTCGGTATTGATAGCATGGAGGTAACTGATGCTGCTTTGCGTATCGGCGTTCTTTATGACTTACTGGGTCGATCACAGCATGACGATATGCGCTATGTAACGGTAGAGCAATTTATGCAGCGTTATGCAGTAGACCGAGAACAAGCAAAACGCGTCAGTGAATTGGCCGCAGAATTTTTAAGTCAGCTTCCTAAGCCAGATGTTGAGAGTAGGGATGACAATATTGCATTACTTCAGTGGGCAGCCAACTTACATGAAATCGGTTTATCAATTTCTCATAACGGTTATCACAAACACTCTGCCTATATTGCTGGAAATGCGGATATGCCGGGTTTCTCCAAAAATGATCAGGCCAGACTTGCTGCATTGCTCATCGGGCATGCTGGTAAATTAGGCAAGCTTGCGCATAATGCAGGCTTTCAGGATTGGCGGATGCTTTTTTGTTTAAGACTGGCTCAAGTCCTATGTCGTGGTCGCAGCGACGCTAATTTACCTAAGGTGAAGCTTTCGGAACATGAGGGTGTTTATGGAGTGAGCTTGTCCAAGGAATGGGCGAATGAACATCCCTTGACTGAATTTAGCTTGTTAAAAGAGGCAGCCGAATGGGAGCGTGTCGGCCGTCCTTATAAAATTAGCCTGATATAG
- a CDS encoding UDP-2,3-diacylglucosamine diphosphatase: protein MTHYRAIWISDVHLGTTGCQANYLLDFLKHNEADTFYLVGDIIDGWRLKQTFYWPQSHNDVVQKLLRKARKGTEVIYVPGNHDESARQYFGMSFGDITVVEEVIHTTLDGRRLWVTHGDLFDGVMQYAKWLAYVGDSLYTFILYINRYFNMARVKMGLQYWSLSQYLKHQVKNAVSYIADFEHIMAREARLRDCDGVVCGHIHKAEIREIDGLLYCNDGDWVESLSALVETTSGELKLIYWTHIQGDPVEVTEMTSPINIPTLIPEAAI from the coding sequence ATGACGCATTACAGAGCGATTTGGATTTCAGATGTACACCTGGGAACAACAGGGTGTCAGGCTAACTACCTGCTTGATTTTTTAAAACACAATGAAGCGGACACATTTTATCTAGTCGGCGACATTATTGATGGATGGCGACTTAAACAAACATTCTATTGGCCGCAGTCACACAATGATGTTGTCCAAAAGCTTCTTCGTAAAGCACGAAAAGGAACTGAAGTTATTTATGTCCCTGGAAACCATGACGAAAGTGCGAGGCAGTACTTTGGTATGTCCTTTGGGGATATTACGGTAGTAGAAGAAGTAATTCACACCACTTTAGATGGGCGCAGGCTTTGGGTCACCCACGGTGATCTATTTGATGGCGTAATGCAATACGCCAAATGGTTGGCTTATGTAGGCGATTCTCTATACACGTTCATCCTTTATATCAACCGCTACTTCAATATGGCTCGGGTCAAGATGGGGCTGCAATATTGGTCCCTCTCTCAATACCTAAAGCACCAAGTAAAAAATGCTGTGAGTTATATCGCTGATTTTGAGCACATTATGGCCAGAGAGGCCCGTCTTCGCGATTGTGATGGCGTGGTCTGCGGTCACATACACAAAGCTGAAATTCGAGAAATTGATGGCCTGCTCTATTGCAATGATGGTGATTGGGTCGAAAGTCTCTCTGCGCTAGTAGAGACTACTAGTGGCGAACTGAAGCTGATCTATTGGACGCACATTCAAGGTGATCCAGTAGAGGTAACTGAGATGACTTCTCCAATCAATATTCCAACACTCATACCAGAGGCCGCTATATGA
- a CDS encoding lysophospholipid acyltransferase family protein, with translation MSSSSPNSHLKTHSQVKQFWIWALLAVHVLCGVCTLCFVCPLLSRRQKDLKIQKWSYRLLAILSIELFIHNEKQLIDPPYLLASNHISWLDIHAINALKPIRFVAKSEVRGWPIFGWMAVQLGTVFIKRDSGRHAKQAGSQMADVLQRESICIFPEGTSTVGKEVLAFKPNLFESAVISQVPVIPMVIQYKSKSTGLRSEVAAFIGEMGLLESMANIIATQDLQAHLTLLPTYALDAGEALDRKKIASFCQESIAKAI, from the coding sequence ATGAGCTCATCTTCCCCCAACTCACATCTAAAGACGCATTCCCAAGTGAAGCAATTTTGGATATGGGCATTACTTGCAGTGCATGTTTTGTGTGGTGTGTGCACACTCTGCTTTGTTTGTCCTTTATTGAGCCGTCGTCAAAAGGACCTAAAAATTCAAAAGTGGTCTTATCGTTTATTGGCGATTTTGAGCATAGAGCTTTTTATCCACAATGAAAAACAGCTGATAGATCCTCCTTATTTACTTGCCTCAAATCATATCTCTTGGTTGGATATTCACGCTATTAATGCATTAAAGCCCATTCGATTTGTTGCTAAATCGGAGGTGAGGGGATGGCCAATTTTTGGCTGGATGGCCGTGCAGCTTGGGACTGTTTTTATTAAGAGAGATAGCGGGCGACATGCAAAGCAGGCAGGTAGTCAGATGGCCGATGTTCTTCAGCGGGAGTCTATCTGTATTTTTCCTGAAGGGACCTCTACCGTCGGCAAGGAGGTTTTAGCTTTTAAGCCCAACCTCTTTGAATCAGCAGTTATTTCTCAAGTCCCCGTTATTCCCATGGTGATCCAATACAAATCAAAATCGACGGGTCTCAGATCTGAAGTTGCTGCGTTTATTGGAGAAATGGGCTTATTGGAGTCCATGGCCAATATCATTGCGACTCAGGACTTACAGGCTCATTTGACCTTATTACCGACGTATGCTCTTGATGCAGGAGAGGCTCTCGATCGTAAAAAAATAGCATCTTTCTGCCAAGAATCGATTGCAAAGGCTATTTAA
- the ppk2 gene encoding polyphosphate kinase 2, whose translation MTSKHKEITEWYKRAREDILDSMDEELEMELDDDRLSPDGSGSTMSRQLYFKELFRLQGELVKLQDWVVANKLKVAVLFEGRDSAGKGGAIKRITQRLNPRVCKVVALPAPNDREKTQWYFQRYISLLPAGGEIVLFDRSWYNRAGVERVMGFCSDYEYEEFLRTVPDLERMMISSGVILIKYWFSISDDEQFSRFMVRIHDPLKQWKLSPMDLEARRLWEAYTKAKETMLERTHIPEAPWWVVAANDKKKARLNCITHLLDQIPYKEIDHPVITLPERVHNPDYLRGPVPPQMYVPEVY comes from the coding sequence ATGACTTCAAAACATAAAGAGATCACCGAATGGTACAAACGTGCCCGGGAGGATATTCTTGATAGCATGGATGAAGAGCTCGAGATGGAGCTCGATGATGATCGCCTCTCTCCAGATGGCAGTGGCTCTACTATGTCCCGTCAGCTCTATTTTAAAGAATTGTTTCGCCTTCAAGGTGAGCTAGTCAAACTACAGGATTGGGTGGTTGCCAACAAACTCAAAGTCGCCGTTTTATTTGAAGGTCGCGACTCCGCCGGTAAAGGGGGCGCTATTAAGCGTATCACCCAAAGACTCAATCCACGGGTATGTAAGGTAGTCGCATTACCGGCTCCTAACGATCGTGAAAAAACCCAATGGTATTTTCAGCGCTACATCTCTTTGCTGCCCGCAGGCGGAGAAATCGTTTTATTTGATCGTAGTTGGTATAACCGTGCCGGTGTTGAACGAGTCATGGGATTTTGTAGTGACTATGAGTATGAAGAGTTTTTAAGAACAGTGCCTGATTTAGAGCGCATGATGATTAGTTCAGGCGTCATTCTGATCAAATATTGGTTCTCGATCTCCGATGATGAGCAATTCAGTCGCTTTATGGTCCGTATTCATGATCCACTGAAGCAATGGAAGTTAAGCCCTATGGACTTAGAGGCTCGGCGTTTATGGGAGGCTTATACAAAAGCTAAAGAGACGATGTTGGAACGCACGCACATCCCTGAGGCTCCATGGTGGGTTGTGGCTGCAAACGATAAGAAAAAAGCACGCTTAAATTGCATCACCCACTTACTTGATCAAATTCCCTATAAGGAAATTGATCATCCCGTGATTACCTTGCCAGAACGGGTTCACAATCCAGACTATCTACGTGGGCCAGTGCCGCCACAGATGTACGTACCCGAAGTGTATTAA
- a CDS encoding diacylglycerol kinase, with product MSTPYHIDQNPHKGNRGLTRAWHAAKNSWCGIVYAFKEESAFRQELMLLLLLAPIALFMPVSPLEKAILISSLVMVLVVELLNSSVEAAIDRISFEHHDLSKRAKDFGSAAVMLTLFISALLWLTISFPVVIHS from the coding sequence GTGAGCACCCCCTATCACATTGATCAAAATCCCCATAAGGGTAACCGTGGGCTCACCAGAGCCTGGCATGCCGCTAAAAATTCTTGGTGCGGCATTGTTTATGCCTTTAAAGAAGAAAGTGCTTTTAGGCAAGAATTAATGCTGCTGCTACTACTGGCACCGATCGCATTATTCATGCCGGTAAGCCCACTAGAAAAAGCCATTCTGATCTCATCATTAGTGATGGTGCTCGTAGTTGAGCTTCTAAACTCGAGTGTTGAAGCCGCTATAGATCGTATTTCTTTTGAGCATCACGATCTTTCTAAAAGAGCAAAAGATTTTGGCTCTGCTGCAGTAATGCTCACTCTTTTTATTTCAGCACTTCTGTGGCTCACGATTAGCTTTCCCGTTGTCATCCACTCGTAA
- a CDS encoding GDCCVxC domain-containing (seleno)protein, which produces MNVLIEKHYSLITCPCCQETQMLEVQEGLSQQFYRCPSCATLLKTDSGDCCIFCSYGSLTCSNPEQNLAS; this is translated from the coding sequence ATGAATGTATTGATCGAAAAACATTACTCCCTTATTACTTGCCCATGCTGTCAAGAAACCCAAATGTTAGAGGTGCAAGAGGGTCTTTCTCAGCAGTTTTATCGTTGCCCATCCTGTGCCACTCTATTAAAGACTGATTCAGGCGACTGCTGCATTTTTTGCAGCTACGGTAGCCTCACTTGTTCCAATCCTGAGCAAAACCTGGCGTCTTAG
- a CDS encoding chromate transporter — MSIYIQLISSFAILSVLAVGGGTAVLPEMQTVLAHQFGISHEQFIHVYSIGQLAPGPNMLMILLIGYQIAGFIGAGLVLLSFFLPSSILCLYVGRLWDRFGESPWRRTLQSALEPISIGLMSSGVYAVAKASIISPFTAVLALITFYLILRTKINPVFLILGSGALCAAISFYA; from the coding sequence ATGAGTATTTATATCCAACTCATTTCTAGTTTTGCCATACTTTCTGTTCTTGCTGTTGGTGGTGGAACTGCCGTGTTACCAGAAATGCAGACAGTTTTAGCCCATCAATTTGGCATTAGTCATGAGCAATTTATTCATGTCTACAGTATTGGTCAGTTAGCGCCTGGCCCAAACATGCTGATGATATTGTTAATTGGCTATCAGATTGCCGGCTTCATTGGCGCTGGTTTAGTTTTACTGTCATTTTTTCTGCCATCGAGCATTCTTTGTCTTTATGTTGGTCGCTTGTGGGATCGATTTGGTGAGAGCCCTTGGCGGCGAACATTACAAAGCGCCCTAGAGCCCATTTCGATTGGCTTGATGTCCTCTGGTGTCTATGCAGTCGCTAAGGCATCTATTATTAGCCCTTTTACTGCAGTTCTTGCCTTAATTACGTTTTATCTTATTTTAAGAACCAAGATTAATCCTGTTTTTTTAATACTTGGTTCCGGCGCCTTATGTGCTGCAATCAGTTTTTACGCTTAA
- a CDS encoding glycosyltransferase family 1 protein: MKIMIITDAWDPQVNGVVRTLKQTCAELLSMGHEVEMITPNDFTTIPCPTYPDISLSILPGRLVSKKIKAFAPDAIHIATEGPLGLSARSYAVKHRLPFSTAYHTRFPEYVKARIGIPLAWTYTFLRWFHGPSMAVMAPTIVVKKDLETYGFKNVVLWSRGVDLTIFKMQESKVLNTAHPIFLYVGRVAIEKNINAFLEIDLPGSKWVVGDGPAMASIQEKYPNINYLGVLQQEALAKVYAAADVFVFPSKTDTFGLVLLEAMACGTPVAAYPVTGPIDVLGKSPAGAMHEDLRIACMQALKIPREVARAHAEKFSWRAASEQFAKHLKPVSSTAVYQTAIA, from the coding sequence ATGAAAATTATGATCATTACCGATGCATGGGACCCCCAAGTAAACGGTGTTGTACGAACTCTTAAACAAACTTGTGCAGAATTACTATCTATGGGGCATGAGGTAGAAATGATTACGCCAAATGACTTCACTACCATCCCCTGCCCTACCTATCCCGATATTTCACTTTCCATCCTTCCTGGAAGGCTGGTTTCTAAAAAAATAAAGGCTTTTGCACCAGATGCAATTCATATTGCCACTGAAGGCCCTTTGGGTCTATCTGCGCGCTCCTATGCGGTTAAGCATCGGCTGCCCTTTTCTACCGCTTATCACACCCGCTTTCCAGAGTATGTCAAAGCGCGTATTGGCATTCCCCTGGCCTGGACCTACACATTTCTTCGCTGGTTTCATGGTCCCTCGATGGCAGTCATGGCTCCAACTATCGTTGTCAAAAAAGATTTAGAGACGTACGGTTTCAAAAATGTCGTTTTATGGTCTCGCGGTGTTGATTTGACTATTTTTAAAATGCAAGAATCCAAAGTCCTCAATACAGCACACCCTATCTTTTTATATGTTGGTCGCGTAGCAATAGAAAAAAATATTAACGCCTTTTTAGAAATTGATCTTCCTGGGTCTAAGTGGGTGGTGGGCGATGGTCCCGCTATGGCTAGTATTCAAGAGAAATACCCCAATATTAATTACCTGGGTGTTTTGCAACAAGAAGCGTTGGCAAAAGTGTATGCAGCAGCAGATGTATTTGTATTTCCTAGTAAGACAGATACCTTTGGTTTAGTTCTGCTAGAAGCGATGGCCTGTGGCACCCCAGTTGCAGCCTATCCAGTAACAGGCCCTATTGATGTTCTTGGTAAATCACCTGCTGGAGCAATGCATGAAGATTTGCGAATAGCTTGTATGCAGGCATTAAAAATTCCACGCGAAGTTGCTAGAGCCCATGCTGAAAAATTCTCCTGGAGAGCGGCCTCAGAGCAATTTGCAAAGCATCTCAAGCCGGTTTCATCAACAGCAGTCTATCAAACCGCTATAGCGTAA